A window of the Dyadobacter pollutisoli genome harbors these coding sequences:
- the menD gene encoding 2-succinyl-5-enolpyruvyl-6-hydroxy-3-cyclohexene-1-carboxylic-acid synthase has translation MAILQPLIDLAAICFEKGIRHVVISPGSRSAALTLAFVRHGGFRIHTCMDERPAGFIGMGIAQQTGVPVVLVCTSGSAAYNFAPAVSEAFFQQIPLIVLTADRPKEWQHQYDGQTIYQSEIYGKHVKRSFEISPDYAHSDVQWAINRITNEAVNVAGTAPLGPVHINVPIREPFYPKESDELLRSDSIRIIQRQRSEAGLSTETWHELLDEWDDSSRILIAGGQQRSSEELNQVLARITEEWDIPVVGDCITNLGANDQFVRHHDLFLGGENSAELRPDLLVTFGLSFISKELKQFLRRNPPLRHWHISEDIFLADPTQSMTRQIPVSATYFFKNLYEKIDYQLFTQNSEPENDSSYLTIWRQKEVLSRNLKRNYLQNLTSLNDLTSIDVFFKVLNAQIQLHIANSMSIRYVNVLGADIGNAKIFSNRGTSGIDGCVSTAIGAAMVNDQPTFLIVGDVAFLYDRNGLLIKELPQNLKIIVINNSGGNIFRMIDGPTGLSELENYFETRHSFTAKRTCEDSGIQYFSVNEFEALEKVVAEFTRSQGLGLLEVFTDPYENERVWKELKRLGRES, from the coding sequence ATGGCTATTTTACAACCCCTCATTGATCTTGCCGCCATCTGCTTTGAAAAGGGAATCAGGCACGTAGTGATATCGCCCGGCTCCCGGAGCGCAGCATTGACCCTGGCTTTTGTACGTCACGGAGGCTTCCGTATCCATACGTGTATGGATGAGCGTCCGGCTGGCTTCATTGGAATGGGAATAGCCCAGCAAACAGGCGTTCCTGTTGTATTAGTTTGTACGTCGGGCAGTGCGGCTTACAATTTTGCTCCGGCTGTCTCTGAGGCTTTTTTTCAGCAGATACCACTGATCGTTTTGACAGCGGACAGGCCCAAGGAGTGGCAGCACCAGTACGACGGACAGACGATCTACCAATCAGAGATTTATGGTAAGCATGTAAAGCGGTCATTTGAGATATCACCGGACTATGCTCACTCGGATGTGCAGTGGGCCATTAACCGCATCACCAATGAGGCTGTGAATGTAGCTGGTACGGCTCCTCTGGGGCCTGTGCATATCAATGTACCCATTCGCGAGCCATTTTATCCCAAAGAAAGCGATGAGCTTCTGCGTTCCGACAGTATTAGAATTATTCAGCGGCAGCGTTCAGAGGCAGGCCTTTCTACGGAGACCTGGCACGAACTGCTGGATGAATGGGATGATTCAAGCAGAATTCTCATAGCCGGCGGGCAGCAGAGAAGCAGTGAAGAGCTTAACCAGGTCCTTGCCCGGATTACCGAGGAATGGGATATTCCGGTAGTTGGGGATTGCATCACCAATCTGGGCGCCAATGATCAGTTTGTTCGTCACCATGACTTGTTTTTAGGTGGGGAAAATAGCGCAGAATTACGGCCGGATCTGCTGGTAACCTTTGGACTTTCATTTATTTCGAAGGAGTTAAAACAATTTTTAAGAAGAAATCCGCCGTTAAGGCATTGGCATATTAGCGAAGATATTTTCCTGGCGGATCCAACACAGTCGATGACGCGGCAAATACCCGTGTCTGCAACTTATTTCTTTAAAAACCTGTACGAGAAAATTGATTATCAGCTATTTACTCAGAATTCAGAGCCTGAAAATGATTCGTCATATTTGACGATTTGGCGTCAAAAGGAGGTGCTATCGAGAAATTTGAAGCGAAACTACCTACAAAATCTAACATCGTTAAATGATTTAACTTCAATAGATGTGTTTTTTAAGGTGTTAAATGCGCAGATTCAGTTACATATTGCCAATAGCATGTCTATCCGATACGTGAATGTGCTGGGGGCTGATATCGGTAATGCAAAGATATTTTCTAACCGTGGTACAAGTGGAATTGATGGTTGCGTCAGTACCGCGATCGGGGCAGCAATGGTGAATGATCAGCCGACATTTTTGATCGTCGGGGACGTAGCATTTTTATATGACCGAAATGGATTGCTGATTAAGGAACTTCCGCAGAACCTTAAAATCATTGTCATTAATAATTCGGGAGGAAATATATTCCGGATGATTGATGGGCCGACAGGTTTGTCGGAGCTTGAAAATTATTTTGAAACCAGGCATTCATTTACCGCGAAACGCACTTGCGAAGATTCGGGAATCCAATATTTCAGTGTGAATGAATTTGAGGCGTTGGAAAAAGTTGTAGCTGAGTTTACACGCAGCCAGGGATTGGGTTTGCTGGAAGTTTTCACAGACCCCTACGAAAATGAAAGAGTCTGGAAAGAGCTGAAAAGACTGGGCCGGGAGAGCTAG
- a CDS encoding sigma-70 family RNA polymerase sigma factor, protein MRQLKISKQITNRESQSLDKYLQEIGKVDLLTPDEEVTLAQKIRDGDQLALERLTKANLRFVVSVAKQYQNQGLSLGDLINEGNLGLIKAAQRFDETRGFKFISYAVWWIRQSILQALAEQSRIVRLPLNRVGSLNKISKTFSELEQRFEREPSPEELAEVLEISSSEVVDTMKISGRHVSMDAPFVQGEENSLLDVLENDLEDKPDSGLVNESLRKEVQRALCTLTQREADVIALYFGLNGEHAMTLEEIGEKFNLTRERVRQIKEKAIRRLRHVSRSKALKTYLG, encoded by the coding sequence ATGAGACAGCTAAAGATCAGTAAGCAAATTACCAACCGGGAAAGTCAGTCGTTAGATAAATATTTGCAGGAAATCGGTAAGGTGGATTTGCTAACGCCGGATGAGGAAGTGACGTTAGCTCAAAAAATCAGGGATGGTGATCAGCTTGCTTTAGAAAGGTTGACCAAAGCAAACCTCAGGTTTGTTGTCTCCGTTGCAAAACAATATCAAAACCAAGGCTTATCGCTGGGTGACTTAATCAACGAGGGAAACCTTGGTTTGATTAAGGCAGCACAGCGTTTCGATGAAACAAGAGGTTTTAAATTCATTTCCTACGCTGTTTGGTGGATACGCCAGTCTATTCTTCAGGCGCTTGCAGAACAGTCGAGGATTGTACGTTTACCATTGAACCGTGTAGGTTCCCTGAATAAAATTTCTAAAACTTTCTCAGAACTGGAACAGCGTTTCGAGCGTGAGCCATCACCTGAGGAATTGGCAGAAGTACTTGAAATTTCATCGTCGGAAGTAGTCGATACCATGAAAATTTCGGGACGTCACGTATCAATGGATGCTCCTTTTGTCCAGGGTGAAGAAAACAGCTTGCTGGACGTACTTGAAAATGATCTGGAAGATAAGCCGGATTCAGGGTTGGTAAATGAGTCGCTTCGTAAAGAGGTTCAGAGGGCACTTTGCACTTTGACACAACGTGAAGCTGATGTAATCGCTTTGTATTTCGGCCTGAATGGAGAGCATGCGATGACTTTGGAAGAGATAGGTGAGAAGTTCAACCTAACCCGCGAGCGTGTGCGTCAGATCAAAGAAAAGGCGATCAGAAGGTTACGTCATGTTTCCAGAAGCAAAGCTTTGAAAACTTACCTTGGTTAA
- a CDS encoding polyribonucleotide nucleotidyltransferase: MLFNIVTKTITLPDGREITIETGKLAKQADGSVVVRMGNTMLLATVVANKDIKEGLDFLPLSVDYQEKFASAGRIPGSFQRREGRLSDHEILISRLVDRVLRPLFPDDYHAEVQVNILLISADADALPDALAALAASAALAASDIPFGGPVSEVRIAKIDGAYVVNPSSSDLERATLELMVGATYNDIAMVEGEMSEVSEEEVIEALKIAHAVIKDQCVALKEFEAAVGKTEKREYDGDPSDEELEARVRSFAYDKIYKVTQGGSTNKQVRKDGFKAVWEEFTASISEEEEVSLGLAKRYFNDLVWEASRRLVLDERIRLDGRKLDEVRPIASEIDFLPNAHGSALFTRGETQSLTTVTLGTKNDEQIVDTPMKYGYSKFMLHYNFPGFSTGEVKPNRGPGRREVGHGNLALRALKKVLPQAEDNPYTIRIVSDILESNGSSSMATVCAGSLALMDSGLKIKAPVSGIAMGLISDEATGKYAVLSDILGDEDHLGDMDFKVTGTENGITACQMDMKVNGLSFEVLTEALMQAKAGRLHILGEMNKTMTESRADLKPHTPRAVVIKIDREMIGAVIGPGGKVVQDIQKESGATVSIEEKDGAGFVSIFSADKTSMDKAVARIKGIILVPEIGEIYSGKVKSIMPFGAFVEFLPGKDGLLHISEIKWERLEKMDGVLEVGEEVQVKLVEIDKKTGKYRLSRKVLLPKPENKND; encoded by the coding sequence ATGCTCTTTAATATAGTTACCAAGACTATAACCTTACCAGACGGAAGGGAAATCACCATTGAAACAGGAAAATTAGCAAAACAAGCCGATGGTTCGGTTGTGGTCAGAATGGGTAACACCATGTTGCTGGCTACGGTTGTCGCTAACAAGGATATTAAGGAAGGTCTTGATTTTTTACCGCTATCGGTTGACTATCAGGAAAAATTTGCATCTGCCGGCCGGATTCCGGGAAGCTTCCAACGTCGCGAAGGCCGACTGTCAGATCACGAAATATTGATCAGCCGTTTGGTGGACCGCGTTCTGCGCCCTTTGTTTCCGGACGATTACCACGCAGAAGTACAGGTAAACATTTTATTGATCTCTGCTGACGCGGATGCATTGCCTGACGCACTTGCAGCTTTGGCGGCATCAGCGGCACTTGCTGCGTCGGATATCCCTTTTGGAGGACCTGTATCAGAAGTGCGTATCGCGAAGATTGATGGCGCATATGTAGTAAATCCAAGTTCATCTGATCTGGAACGCGCTACACTTGAGCTAATGGTAGGAGCTACTTACAATGACATCGCGATGGTGGAAGGTGAGATGAGCGAGGTGTCGGAAGAAGAAGTGATCGAAGCACTGAAAATAGCTCACGCTGTTATTAAAGATCAATGTGTTGCTTTGAAAGAATTTGAAGCGGCTGTTGGTAAAACAGAGAAAAGGGAATATGATGGCGATCCTTCTGACGAAGAACTGGAAGCGCGCGTAAGATCGTTCGCCTACGATAAGATTTATAAGGTAACACAAGGAGGTTCTACCAACAAGCAGGTTAGAAAAGACGGTTTCAAAGCTGTTTGGGAAGAATTTACCGCAAGTATCAGTGAGGAAGAGGAAGTGAGCCTGGGATTGGCTAAGCGTTATTTCAATGATCTGGTTTGGGAAGCCTCACGACGTCTGGTTTTAGACGAACGGATTCGTCTTGACGGTCGCAAATTGGATGAAGTTCGTCCGATTGCTTCTGAAATTGACTTTTTGCCAAATGCACACGGTTCTGCTTTATTTACAAGAGGAGAAACCCAATCATTGACAACTGTAACCCTGGGTACCAAAAACGACGAGCAAATCGTGGATACACCGATGAAATATGGTTACAGCAAATTCATGCTGCATTACAATTTCCCCGGATTTTCGACAGGCGAAGTGAAGCCTAACCGCGGACCTGGCCGTCGTGAAGTAGGGCACGGTAACCTGGCATTGCGTGCTTTGAAAAAAGTATTGCCACAAGCGGAGGACAATCCATATACCATCCGTATTGTTTCCGACATTCTGGAATCGAACGGTTCTTCTTCTATGGCAACTGTTTGCGCAGGATCACTTGCATTGATGGATTCAGGATTAAAGATCAAAGCGCCGGTTTCGGGTATCGCTATGGGACTTATTTCTGACGAAGCAACAGGTAAATACGCAGTACTTTCTGACATTTTGGGAGACGAAGATCACCTGGGTGATATGGATTTCAAAGTGACAGGTACTGAAAACGGTATCACAGCTTGCCAAATGGATATGAAGGTAAATGGTCTTTCATTCGAAGTATTGACGGAAGCGTTAATGCAAGCGAAAGCAGGCCGTCTTCACATTTTGGGTGAGATGAACAAAACAATGACCGAAAGCCGTGCGGATCTGAAACCACATACGCCTCGTGCCGTTGTGATCAAGATCGATCGTGAGATGATCGGTGCAGTAATCGGGCCTGGTGGTAAAGTAGTTCAGGACATTCAAAAAGAATCAGGAGCGACTGTTTCTATCGAGGAAAAAGATGGTGCTGGTTTCGTAAGTATATTCTCGGCTGATAAGACTTCAATGGATAAAGCCGTAGCACGTATTAAAGGCATCATTCTGGTTCCTGAAATCGGCGAAATATATAGTGGTAAAGTAAAATCTATCATGCCTTTTGGAGCGTTCGTTGAATTCCTTCCAGGAAAAGACGGATTGCTGCACATCTCCGAAATCAAATGGGAACGTCTGGAGAAAATGGACGGTGTTCTTGAAGTTGGAGAAGAGGTTCAGGTTAAATTAGTAGAGATCGACAAGAAAACAGGTAAGTATCGCCTGTCCCGGAAGGTGTTGCTGCCAAAGCCAGAGAACAAAAATGATTAA
- the rpsO gene encoding 30S ribosomal protein S15 gives MYLTAEKKAEIFESKGFKKEGGDTGSAESQIALFTYRINYLNEHLKTHKKDNDTRLGLLKMVGKRRRLLDYLYKKDINRYRAIIAELNIRK, from the coding sequence ATGTATTTAACCGCGGAAAAGAAGGCTGAAATCTTCGAATCGAAAGGGTTTAAGAAAGAAGGCGGAGACACTGGATCTGCTGAATCACAAATTGCTTTATTTACGTACCGTATCAACTATTTGAACGAGCACTTAAAAACGCACAAGAAAGACAATGACACAAGACTAGGCCTTCTTAAGATGGTAGGAAAGCGTAGAAGATTGTTGGATTATCTTTACAAAAAGGACATTAACCGCTACCGTGCGATTATTGCCGAATTGAACATACGTAAGTAA
- a CDS encoding LptF/LptG family permease yields the protein MKKLDKLILMSFWGPFIITMSVVVFVFLMRIMIFYIDDFVSKDLGIIDYAQLFFFFSLITVPTALPLAMLLSSLMAFGNLGEFFELTAIKSAGISVVRAMAPLFIVAVGISVFSFFFNDRVSPWANLKGYSLLYDIKTTKATLKIKEGIFYNDLPGYSIKVDKKQENGKLIGMVIYKHNNRSYELGNTEIILADSGRMYSINENRYLVIELYNGTRYTDENGSSSSRPVYITTPGGGASRFSNFSRNSFRHYRLTESLSSFGMKRTDEGQFKYHEFMKNITDLTSTADSLRNSYNETQKNLVAGSQQYYSYNYREGTDKNIKKGKWIDSLLARPVSDSLKKEILLNTKSASNSMLSYTKSQTDYLQTKLKDATKYELEKHHKYTQALSCLIMFLIGAPLGAIIKKGGFGVPVLVSILFFILLYVLTNQGDKWVKEGLLAVPVGAWMANTVLFLAGVYFIDRAKSDSRLFEKDVYQMWIKRIKTRWASRFGKTQLMQS from the coding sequence ATGAAAAAGCTGGATAAGCTTATTTTGATGTCCTTCTGGGGCCCGTTTATTATTACAATGTCGGTCGTGGTTTTCGTTTTTTTAATGAGGATCATGATCTTTTACATAGATGACTTCGTTTCGAAGGATCTGGGGATTATAGACTATGCCCAGCTTTTCTTCTTCTTTAGTCTGATTACCGTTCCTACTGCGCTTCCTCTTGCCATGTTGCTGTCCTCGCTGATGGCCTTCGGTAACCTCGGGGAATTTTTTGAACTCACAGCTATTAAGAGTGCAGGAATATCGGTCGTGAGAGCCATGGCGCCGCTTTTCATCGTTGCGGTAGGTATCAGCGTATTTTCATTTTTTTTCAATGACCGGGTTTCTCCGTGGGCTAACCTCAAAGGATACAGTCTGCTATATGATATCAAAACCACAAAAGCTACTTTGAAAATCAAGGAAGGGATCTTTTATAACGATTTACCCGGATATAGCATTAAGGTTGATAAGAAGCAGGAAAACGGCAAGTTGATCGGCATGGTGATCTACAAGCATAACAACCGTTCGTACGAACTGGGCAATACTGAAATTATCCTGGCAGACTCCGGTAGAATGTACTCTATTAATGAGAACCGTTATTTGGTCATCGAGCTTTACAATGGAACCCGGTATACGGACGAAAACGGCTCATCGAGTTCGCGTCCGGTGTACATTACGACGCCGGGAGGAGGCGCTTCACGATTTTCTAATTTCAGCCGGAATTCGTTCAGGCATTACCGGCTGACGGAAAGCCTTTCGTCTTTCGGAATGAAGCGTACTGACGAGGGGCAGTTCAAATACCATGAGTTTATGAAAAACATCACGGACCTGACCTCGACCGCTGATTCGCTTCGTAATTCGTACAATGAAACACAGAAGAACCTGGTAGCAGGTAGTCAGCAGTATTATTCCTACAACTACCGAGAGGGCACGGATAAGAACATTAAAAAAGGCAAGTGGATCGATTCTCTGCTGGCCAGGCCGGTTTCTGACAGTTTGAAGAAGGAAATCCTGCTGAATACTAAAAGTGCGTCAAACAGTATGCTCAGCTATACGAAATCGCAGACGGATTATTTGCAAACGAAGCTGAAAGATGCGACGAAGTATGAATTGGAAAAACACCATAAATATACCCAAGCATTGTCGTGCCTGATCATGTTCCTGATAGGTGCGCCATTGGGAGCGATTATTAAGAAAGGTGGCTTCGGGGTGCCGGTACTGGTCTCGATTTTGTTCTTTATCCTGCTGTATGTGTTAACCAATCAGGGCGACAAATGGGTGAAAGAAGGACTGCTTGCTGTGCCGGTAGGAGCCTGGATGGCCAATACCGTATTGTTTCTGGCGGGTGTGTATTTCATCGATCGGGCCAAAAGTGATTCAAGGCTTTTCGAGAAAGATGTATACCAAATGTGGATCAAAAGAATTAAAACAAGATGGGCAAGTAGATTTGGTAAAACCCAGCTTATGCAATCATAG
- a CDS encoding START-like domain-containing protein produces MEKYKFITEFELRSSPKVLFPYISTPSGLEQWFAEKVTVLPDHRFDFQWDGDSHIAKQTGLRINKAVRFDFENTSDDNLDNNHVELKLEVSELTQTTFLRVIDYSANRDQDELNSLWDGFIDNLREIVGS; encoded by the coding sequence ATGGAAAAATATAAGTTTATTACTGAATTCGAATTGCGTTCCTCTCCCAAAGTACTATTTCCATATATCTCTACACCCTCGGGTCTGGAACAATGGTTTGCCGAAAAAGTAACCGTATTGCCTGACCACCGTTTCGATTTTCAATGGGATGGCGACAGTCACATTGCCAAGCAAACCGGACTAAGAATTAACAAAGCAGTAAGATTTGACTTTGAAAATACGAGCGATGATAACCTCGATAACAACCATGTGGAACTAAAACTGGAAGTTAGCGAGTTAACCCAGACAACCTTTTTACGGGTGATCGACTACTCGGCCAATCGTGACCAGGATGAACTGAATTCGTTGTGGGATGGATTTATTGATAATTTAAGAGAAATAGTAGGTAGTTGA
- a CDS encoding ABC transporter ATP-binding protein, which produces MKLLLQYLSRYKGLILLALAMAAINQIFSLLNPYILGNYLIDPYANKAEQFRTNGMENEFFKGILLGLLMIIGTAMISRIAKAFQDYVVNVVIQKFGASLYTDGLRHALRLPFQDFEDQRSGETLSVLQKVRADCEKFITSFVNVLFATLVGIVFVVIVAYKLSPMLPLIYLVGSVVLAFLTSILSRKIKAIQKNIVKETTALAGSTTESLRNIELVKSLGLTQQEITRLNTTTFKILKLELRKVKSIRSISFIQGTFVNFLQQCIMFALLFFVFRDKITVGQMMMMQFYSFFIFGPLQELGNVILSYREAEASLNNLQTLLARPVEHKPSNPDSISEIEALQFDNVKFQHQTATRPALEDISFDVQRGETIAFVGPSGSGKTTLVKLLVGLYHPNAGTVFYNNFNGNNIDFDEIRNKIGFVTQDTQLFSGTIKENLLFVNPTATDEMINDVLMKAACYNLLSRAENGIDTVIGEGGLKLSGGERQRLSIARALLRNPNLIIFDEATSALDSLTEEEISNTIRNITDQRQHITVMIAHRLSTIMHADRIYVLEKGKIVETGSHAALLDEKGLYYAMWRQQIGERKSEQILSA; this is translated from the coding sequence ATGAAATTATTACTCCAGTATCTTAGCCGGTATAAAGGGCTTATTTTGCTGGCCCTCGCCATGGCCGCTATCAACCAGATCTTTTCACTTCTAAACCCCTACATTCTCGGAAATTACCTCATCGATCCATATGCCAACAAGGCTGAGCAATTCAGGACCAACGGCATGGAAAATGAATTTTTCAAAGGTATCCTCCTCGGTTTGCTCATGATCATCGGCACCGCCATGATCTCCCGCATCGCCAAAGCATTTCAGGACTATGTAGTTAACGTCGTAATTCAAAAATTTGGTGCCAGCCTGTACACCGACGGGCTGCGGCACGCACTGCGTCTCCCCTTCCAGGATTTCGAGGACCAGCGCAGTGGAGAAACATTATCGGTACTGCAAAAAGTAAGGGCCGACTGCGAAAAATTCATTACCAGCTTCGTTAATGTGCTTTTTGCAACATTGGTCGGCATCGTGTTCGTTGTAATCGTGGCGTACAAGTTAAGCCCTATGCTGCCGCTCATTTACCTCGTCGGATCGGTAGTACTGGCATTCCTGACCAGCATACTCAGCCGCAAGATCAAAGCCATTCAGAAGAATATCGTTAAAGAAACCACTGCGCTCGCAGGTTCTACAACTGAATCTCTAAGGAACATTGAGCTCGTCAAAAGTCTCGGTCTTACCCAGCAGGAAATCACCAGGCTTAACACAACCACATTCAAAATCCTCAAACTGGAACTCCGCAAGGTGAAAAGCATTCGCTCGATCAGTTTCATTCAGGGTACTTTTGTTAACTTTTTACAGCAATGCATCATGTTCGCGCTGCTGTTTTTTGTGTTTAGAGACAAAATCACAGTTGGCCAGATGATGATGATGCAGTTCTATTCATTCTTCATTTTTGGACCATTACAGGAATTGGGTAATGTAATCCTTTCCTACCGTGAAGCGGAAGCTTCGCTCAACAACCTGCAAACCTTGCTGGCAAGACCTGTCGAGCACAAACCATCGAATCCTGACAGCATCAGCGAAATCGAGGCTTTACAGTTCGATAATGTGAAGTTCCAGCACCAAACTGCCACACGTCCTGCTCTGGAAGATATTTCGTTCGACGTACAGCGGGGAGAAACCATTGCATTCGTTGGTCCTTCCGGATCAGGCAAGACCACATTGGTGAAATTGCTCGTAGGACTATATCACCCTAACGCCGGGACTGTATTTTACAATAATTTTAATGGCAACAACATTGATTTTGACGAAATAAGGAACAAAATAGGCTTTGTAACACAGGATACGCAGCTTTTCTCCGGTACTATCAAAGAAAACCTGCTGTTTGTGAACCCCACTGCAACCGACGAAATGATCAATGATGTGCTCATGAAAGCGGCTTGCTACAACCTGCTTTCGCGGGCCGAAAATGGCATTGATACTGTGATCGGCGAAGGCGGCTTGAAACTGTCTGGCGGTGAACGCCAGCGGCTGTCCATTGCACGTGCACTGCTAAGAAATCCAAACCTGATCATTTTCGATGAAGCCACGTCCGCATTGGACTCATTGACCGAAGAAGAGATCTCCAATACGATCCGCAACATTACTGATCAACGTCAGCACATTACGGTCATGATCGCGCACAGGTTATCCACGATCATGCATGCGGACAGGATTTATGTTCTGGAAAAAGGTAAGATTGTTGAAACCGGCAGCCACGCGGCCCTTTTGGACGAAAAAGGCTTGTACTACGCTATGTGGCGGCAGCAAATCGGTGAGCGTAAAAGCGAGCAGATCCTGTCTGCCTGA
- a CDS encoding 2OG-Fe(II) oxygenase has product MKDTQELNWPLIHDSMHSTGYALISNVLDPDECNELISQYDNKPLYRKTIVMERYRFGLGEYKYLSYPLPGIIQHLRETFYPKLAPVANKWMQVLNIPKVYPAEFNEFRDQCHKLGQTKPTILILKYGAGGHNTLHQDLYGEAFFPIQMVLFLNQPDRDYTGGEFVMTQQTPRAQSKAIVLKPQQGDILLFTTNFRPVKGSKGYYRVNMKHGVSEVHEGNRYTLGIIFHDALS; this is encoded by the coding sequence ATGAAAGACACCCAGGAATTGAACTGGCCGCTCATTCACGACAGCATGCATAGTACCGGTTATGCGCTCATTAGCAATGTACTGGATCCCGATGAATGCAATGAGCTAATCAGCCAGTATGACAACAAACCGCTCTACCGCAAAACGATCGTCATGGAGCGCTACCGCTTCGGCCTGGGTGAATACAAATACCTGAGCTATCCATTGCCCGGCATTATTCAGCATTTGAGAGAGACCTTTTATCCTAAACTGGCACCTGTGGCCAACAAATGGATGCAGGTACTGAACATTCCCAAAGTGTATCCGGCAGAGTTCAATGAGTTTCGTGACCAATGTCATAAACTGGGACAAACCAAACCGACCATACTGATTCTCAAATACGGCGCTGGCGGACACAATACTTTGCACCAGGACCTTTACGGCGAAGCGTTTTTCCCGATCCAAATGGTATTGTTTTTGAACCAACCCGACCGTGACTATACCGGCGGAGAATTTGTAATGACACAACAAACACCCCGTGCACAGTCCAAAGCCATTGTACTGAAACCCCAACAGGGCGATATCCTCCTTTTTACTACCAATTTCAGGCCGGTAAAAGGCTCCAAAGGCTACTACCGGGTTAATATGAAGCATGGGGTGAGTGAAGTTCACGAGGGGAACAGATATACCCTCGGTATTATTTTTCACGATGCATTGAGTTGA
- a CDS encoding Ada metal-binding domain-containing protein: MIKHLELGKPSFATSRKLKQLIDNGLIKFGGNKNLKIYGTLACRSGKRMKRENRVFFSSGQEAVANDYRPCGHCMKKEYQDWKKLTKGP; encoded by the coding sequence ATGATCAAACATTTGGAATTAGGCAAGCCTTCATTTGCAACAAGCCGTAAGCTCAAACAGCTTATTGACAATGGTTTGATTAAATTTGGAGGAAATAAAAACCTGAAAATATACGGTACATTGGCATGCAGGTCAGGCAAGCGAATGAAGCGGGAGAACCGGGTTTTCTTTTCTTCCGGTCAAGAAGCCGTAGCGAATGATTATCGACCGTGCGGACATTGCATGAAAAAGGAATATCAGGATTGGAAAAAACTCACGAAAGGTCCTTAA
- a CDS encoding DNA-3-methyladenine glycosylase family protein — MNTDQQILVPIPALFSFQECLWFLNRNYDDCLHVISDNTIYKALEIDGEIVLTSIRESGPFLEIAVLKGNVSPASKNYLVAYVTEWFDMQRSIQPFYDLLALDGRLAYMVHDFKGLRLIGIDNLFEAICWCIIGQQINLSFAYKVKRRLVERFGGKIEHDGQHYFVFPTAEVLAQATMDELKAMQFSEKKAEYIIGIAKAFASGALSKSAIEALPDFTSRKRALTDHKGIGAWTANYALMKSLKEPEGIPHGDIGLLNALSHHNIIQDRSETLKIEALFNAFKGWESYLVFYLWRSLAVKDLS; from the coding sequence ATGAACACTGATCAACAGATCTTAGTACCGATACCGGCGCTTTTCAGCTTTCAGGAATGTCTATGGTTCCTAAACCGAAATTACGATGACTGCTTGCACGTCATCAGCGATAATACCATTTATAAAGCACTTGAAATCGACGGAGAAATAGTCCTGACGAGCATTCGGGAAAGTGGCCCATTTCTTGAAATAGCGGTTTTGAAGGGCAATGTATCGCCAGCAAGTAAGAACTACTTGGTTGCATATGTGACCGAATGGTTTGATATGCAGAGAAGTATTCAGCCATTTTATGATCTGCTGGCCCTGGATGGGCGACTGGCGTACATGGTCCATGATTTTAAAGGTCTGCGATTGATTGGTATTGATAACTTGTTTGAAGCAATTTGCTGGTGCATTATCGGGCAGCAGATCAACTTGTCATTTGCCTATAAGGTGAAACGCAGGCTGGTGGAGCGGTTTGGCGGTAAAATTGAACACGACGGGCAACATTACTTTGTCTTCCCGACGGCCGAAGTACTCGCGCAGGCCACAATGGATGAGCTTAAAGCCATGCAGTTTTCGGAGAAAAAGGCGGAGTACATCATTGGTATTGCCAAAGCATTTGCAAGTGGGGCGCTGAGCAAGTCAGCCATCGAAGCATTGCCAGATTTTACATCAAGAAAAAGGGCTTTGACGGACCACAAAGGAATCGGTGCCTGGACGGCCAATTACGCGCTGATGAAGTCGTTGAAGGAGCCGGAAGGCATTCCGCACGGCGACATTGGCTTGCTGAATGCGCTTTCCCATCATAATATTATTCAGGACAGAAGCGAAACGCTTAAAATAGAGGCACTTTTCAATGCATTCAAAGGCTGGGAGAGCTACCTCGTGTTTTATCTCTGGCGCAGTCTGGCGGTTAAGGACCTTTCGTGA